Proteins found in one Oryza glaberrima chromosome 4, OglaRS2, whole genome shotgun sequence genomic segment:
- the LOC127771602 gene encoding uncharacterized protein LOC127771602, whose translation MALDARAMLLPAAAEVATVDVVGDGEERPWSGNGGNGGGGGGDSSSAMVGAVSVDLPTMWGDERRMKRELVAWAKAVASMAIRESCNSR comes from the coding sequence ATGGCTTTGGATGCCAGGGCCatgctgctgccggcggcggcggaggtggcgaccGTCGatgtcgtcggcgacggcgaggagagaCCGTGGTCCGGGaacggcggcaatggcggcggcggcggtggtgactcATCATCGGCGATGGTGGGCGCGGTGTCGGTGGACTTGCCGACGATGTGGGGCGACGAGAGGAGGATGAAGCGGGAGCTGGTCGCCTGGGCGAAGGCCGTGGCGTCCATGGCCATCAGGGAGTCATGTAACTCCAGATGA
- the LOC127770856 gene encoding uncharacterized protein LOC127770856, translating into MRRVAAGSGVSAAGSELWWCGSTADVATLMARRPWLVGGGAEASAGRRGIAGKRYGWGRGRPQQAQWRDGCGWPAGGCGRQRDTTAVAGWQRRGRHGGDSAGELAAGGGVELGGGGSGGGGDGIMVVQGGGDGDGGGDGVGRGREGGGIGPCAATARCSAATAAVPPDPRLSAGFGG; encoded by the coding sequence ATGAGGCGAGTGGCGGCTGGATCCGGTGTCTCCGCTGCCGGATCTGAGCTGTGGTGGTGCGGGAGCACGGCGGATGTGGCGACGCTGATGGCGCGACGGCCGTGGCTGGTCGGCGGTGGTGCCGAAGCGTCGGCGGGGAGGCGCGGCATCGCCGGCAAGCGCTACGGCTGGGGGCGCGGGCGGCCGCAGCAGGCGCAGTGGCGTGACGGCTGTGGCTGGCCGGCGGGCGGCTGTGGCCGGCAGCGCGACACGACGGCCGTGGCTGGCTGGCAACGGCGAGGCCGCCACGGCGGAGATAGTGCCGGCGAGCTGGCGGCTGGTGGCGGAGTTGAGCTGGGCGGTGGTggttctggtggtggtggtgacggcaTCATGGTGGTTCaaggcggcggggatggcgatggtggcggggATGGCGTCGGTCGAgggcgcgaaggcggcggtatTGGTCCctgcgcggcgacggcgcggtgctcagcggcgacggcggcggtgcccccAGATCCGCGCCTCtcggccggatttggagggTAG